In a genomic window of Penaeus chinensis breed Huanghai No. 1 chromosome 30, ASM1920278v2, whole genome shotgun sequence:
- the LOC125041256 gene encoding carbohydrate sulfotransferase 13-like encodes MTPLAGMPISGRAHNTFPSCFVANIMRASRLRLRLMILLSSLLALAIFKDTFISARFLAKYMEKRYQTWSRNEFEISNLKMKSVTTSEASTRRVVSYLDDSRYSPTALRKTALSFSNTSNLVTFLVEQRRRKHQVATVCQENREPSSNGHPLYLVHDSKNSLTYCPIYKAASTSWSVLLLQMAGVTKSEAENLQVLLEKVFPREPKTIEYKRTRNTTKFVVVRHPLDRLASTYRDKYQNANKPWYYISYGQEMVRTFRAFPKHLTKAEVLGLQYQVAAKIKAGQPVALPGNPFADPLGPTFREFALFVVASRHADPHWMAFHDQCAVCNFDYDFILKFENLHGEAEQFLDYLNRGSEVTLQRRNSGRRASGSSAETSCSIFGQISVRLFGQLVAKYEKDFKLFEYSPDEYYKCASDYTKL; translated from the exons aATATTATGAGGGCTTCTAGATTACGCCTTCGTCTCATGATACTACTGTCCTCACTGCTCGCTCTGGCAATATTTAAAGATACCTTCATATCTGCTCGGTTTCTTGCCAAGTACATGGAAAAGCGCTATCAGACCTGGTCTAGAAATGAATTCGAAATTTCAAACCTAAAAATGAAGTCAGTGACGACCTCTGAAGCAAGTACCAGACGTGTAGTCTCGTATCTGGACGACTCCAGATATTCTCCAACCGCGCTTAGGAAGACGGCTCTGTCTTTCTCCAATACCTCT AACCTAGTGACGTTTCTAGTGGAGCAGCGCCGCCGGAAGCACCAAGTTGCCACCGTATGCCAAGAAAA CAGAGAGCCGTCTAGCAATGGTCACCCGCTGTATCTTGTACATGACAG tAAAAACTCCTTGACGTACTGCCCTATCTACAAAGCCGCCAGCACCTCGTGGTCCGTCTTGCTTCTGCAGATGGCTGGGGTTACGAAGAGTGAGGCAGAAAACTTGCAAGTTCTGCTTGAAAAAGTTTTCCCAAGGGAACCAAAGACAATTGAGTACAAG cGAACCCGTAATACAACGAAATTCGTTGTAGTTCGCCACCCCCTCGATCGCCTGGCGTCCACCTACCGAGACAAATACCAGAACGCAAACAAGCCTTGGTATTACATCAGTTATGGGCAGGAAATGGTGAGGACGTTTAGAGCCTTTCCTAAGCATCTGACTAAAGCTGAG GTCCTAGGGCTTCAGTACCAGGTCGCCGCGAAGATCAAGGCGGGGCAGCCCGTGGCCCTCCCCGGCAACCCGTTCGCGGACCCGCTCGGACCCACCTTCAGGGAGTTCGCGCTCTTCGTCGTCGCCTCGAGGCACGCCGACCCGCACTGGATGGCGTTCCACGACCAGTGCGCAGTCTGCAACTTTGACTATGATTTCATTCTCAA GTTTGAGAACCTCCATGGCGAGGCAGAGCAGTTCCTGGACTACCTGAACCGCGGCTCGGAGGTCACTCTGCAGAGGAGAAACTCGGGGCGGAGGGCCAGCGGCTCGTCCGCTGAAACTAGCTGTTCCATCTTCGGACAGATTTCGGTCAGACTCTTCGGGCAGCTTGTTGCGAAATACGAAAAGGACTTTAAACTCTTTGAATACAGTCCGGATGAATATTATAAATGTGCTTCGGATTATACGAAGTTGTAA